The following DNA comes from Poecilia reticulata strain Guanapo linkage group LG16, Guppy_female_1.0+MT, whole genome shotgun sequence.
ctaaaaatacattttaatttaaactttgtGACACATTTTGGTACAAAAGAAGGTTTTTCTTCAAAGGATAATGTATTAGGTATAGAAGTAACCATAAGGTCCAATAAAAATCATATTCATGTAGGAAAAGACACAGATTTATAGATAATTCTTTTacagtcaatttattttcaattatgaGGTTAACAAGCAGCACTGAAACGCGCCATCCTGGCTCATCTGCATGTGTGGCTGCAGAAAACTTTAGAAATTTTACAAGGGAGATGCGGGAGCACTGAACTGAAGAGAGGAGAAATCACAGCCACTTTAaactagaaaacaaaacttttccaaTCCAAACAATCATCtcgttatattttttttttgttatctggAAACGATGTAAAAATGATCCCATTATTCTGACagaatgatttttgttttcacgtTTCTCatcttgagaaaacaaaacaagaacaatatTTATGTGGGAGCGGGCGTTCTCTCTTCTTCTTGTCGTCATTCTTGTGGCAACGCTCAGCATTTGTTCCAGTAAATCTGGTCCACTGCAATCAGAACCATGTCATTACAGCTGTTTCCCTTCAGCAGTTTATTGTAATCCGTTTGTCACAGGACGCCCCACACCTCCTCAAAGGCGGAGCATATTTTGGCACaggtcagagctgcagagaggGGGTAGTTACTTATAGAGACCGTCTGCTCGGTGTAGTCCACATTCACCTGAGGggaaagaaaacccaacactgGGTTatattgagaaattatttgAAACCATGAAACAAGAACTATCTGTATCCTGTCCTCACCGAACCATGTGCGAACGCTCCGATCACCACAGCTGCAGGGCCCTCTGGCACCACGGTCCGAGCGTTAACGGCCTCCCCGGCGGAGAAGGACATGCCGATGCGGGGGCAGCCGGGGGGCAGGTGGTCAGACACCGGGTTTTTAATCAACTTCAGCAGCTTCTGGGGGCCGTCAGCGGCTCTGACGCTCAGTTTGTGCAGCAGCTGAACTTTGATGTTAGAGAGAGAAGAAATGGTcaaagagatggagagaaaacCTGGCCATGCATTAAAAAGGACATTGCAAAAGTCGTTATCCCTCTTCAACTGAATAtgaatccagctgctctgtgaaggcctcagaggtttgttagaaaacatcaGAGCATGAATCACACAAGCAGCCAATAGGCCAaaggtaactctggaggagcagtaAAGATCCACAGCTTGGTTGGGAAAACCTGTCAGCAGGAAAACTATCAGTGATTCATGTCACAAATCTCACAGCCACTAAAAAGTGGCACAgaggtttttattaaaacaaaacctttgcAGTTTGGCAAACACCATCTACCGAACACGGTTAACGTGAGAAATCACAATGTAAAAGCAGATTAAGgggaataaatacttttgcaagccactgtagactacaaaaaagaaacaataccCATTAAACCACAGAAGCGCGTGAAAGTTCTGGGGATGCGGGTCTGCGGGTTGATCTCTACTAGGGCGTTTTTCTCAGTGTGGATGTAAACCTGCAACAGGCCCGCCCTGTTCAGCGGACTGTCCATCAGCATAAGCAGACACTGAAATGAAGGAACAGATTGGTTTCAGAAACCTTAATCAGGCACATACtgtaagaaaagtaaaaatacacaaccatgcaaaaaaattaaataaaaaatcaaggaTTATGATAAAAAGTAGTAATTTCACATATCTGAGAATAAGTGGGGAAAGCATTGGAATTCATTTctattcagaaaaaataaagatgtaaaaagcTTCTCAAGCTGATGTAAGGTTTGTGTTTACCTGATGTGTGATGTCTGGTCTTATGTGTCCCGGATCTCTTCCACTTTTGACGATCATGTTTTTGTGCTGATCGCAGTTTAacaactcaaatgttttaccaACCTGTAAGACACAAACCAAAGAGCAACAAGCATAGATCAGAATTAAACCCTCTCAGCGTTAGCTGGTCACAGATCCTGGTTGTGTTTGTAATTAAGAGCAGCGTTATTCTCTAACCTTCACAGTTTCTAACGATGCTCCCTCCAGAATAACAACGAGCCTTCTTTCAGCCATTCGATCATGGAGGTTGATTTTGcctgtttttgctgcttttggtTCATATTCATCCAAATGTTCCAGACCACGCTTCTTTCCAGAGGCCATGGCTCCTTTTGTTAGTCGCAGAAAGATGACGTCAGTATGGAAACCGCATGGAggtctctttttaaaaacaaaatgtatacaGTAACCACATAAAGTAATGCATTTACATAAGATAATCTGTTTCGTTTTACATAAATGATGACTGAGAACATTTaccatt
Coding sequences within:
- the emg1 gene encoding ribosomal RNA small subunit methyltransferase NEP1 — its product is MASGKKRGLEHLDEYEPKAAKTGKINLHDRMAERRLVVILEGASLETVKVGKTFELLNCDQHKNMIVKSGRDPGHIRPDITHQCLLMLMDSPLNRAGLLQVYIHTEKNALVEINPQTRIPRTFTRFCGLMVQLLHKLSVRAADGPQKLLKLIKNPVSDHLPPGCPRIGMSFSAGEAVNARTVVPEGPAAVVIGAFAHGSVNVDYTEQTVSISNYPLSAALTCAKICSAFEEVWGVL